In a genomic window of Aeromicrobium panaciterrae:
- a CDS encoding SDR family oxidoreductase, whose protein sequence is MTDISGKLVLVTGAASGIGRATAEVAAERGARVVLTDINPLDETIATIKAAGGDVAYAKSLDITDVDAVMAFAQEVHDAHGSVDVVMNVAGISAWGTVSALEHKHWRSMVEVNLMGPIHIIEAFVPAMVDAGRGGHLVNVSSAAGLIGMPWHAAYSASKFGLRGVSEVLRFDLRRHGIRVSLVCPGGVDTGLTETIEVAGVDKAGKAFKKAQAHFKKRAVTPNHAARAILRGVKRNRYMVYTSPDIFLAFTLQRAFPPGYSLAMRIFNKVANKVLPEAEKARAIR, encoded by the coding sequence ATGACTGACATCTCCGGCAAGCTCGTGCTCGTCACCGGCGCAGCCAGCGGTATCGGCCGTGCGACCGCTGAGGTCGCCGCCGAGCGTGGCGCGCGAGTCGTGCTGACCGACATCAACCCCCTCGACGAGACCATCGCGACGATCAAGGCCGCTGGCGGAGACGTCGCGTATGCGAAGTCGCTCGACATCACCGACGTCGACGCCGTGATGGCATTCGCCCAGGAAGTCCATGACGCCCACGGTTCAGTCGATGTCGTCATGAATGTCGCCGGCATCTCGGCCTGGGGCACTGTCTCCGCGCTCGAGCACAAGCACTGGCGCAGCATGGTCGAGGTCAACCTGATGGGCCCGATCCACATCATCGAGGCCTTCGTGCCTGCAATGGTCGATGCCGGTCGAGGCGGCCACCTGGTCAACGTCTCGTCAGCTGCCGGACTCATTGGTATGCCGTGGCACGCGGCGTACTCGGCCAGCAAATTCGGCCTGCGCGGCGTCTCCGAGGTACTGCGCTTCGATCTACGACGTCATGGCATCCGGGTCAGCCTGGTCTGCCCAGGCGGCGTCGACACAGGACTGACCGAGACGATCGAGGTTGCCGGCGTCGACAAGGCCGGCAAGGCATTCAAGAAGGCACAGGCGCATTTCAAGAAACGTGCGGTGACGCCCAACCATGCTGCCCGGGCGATCCTGCGGGGCGTGAAGCGCAACCGCTACATGGTCTACACGTCGCCCGACATCTTCCTGGCCTTCACGCTGCAGCGCGCCTTCCCGCCGGGCTACTCCCTGGCGATGCGCATCTTCAACAAGGTTGCCAACAAGGTTCTGCCCGAAGCCGAGAAGGCGCGGGCGATCCGATGA
- a CDS encoding MMPL family transporter: MFAALARLANTYPRRVLAITVLFFAVAGALGGPVASLLNSDNDSFSDTGAESAKALERIEKASGEMASPDLIAVMPAKDTAALDETLSILKSEKNVAQVAGGPDSGPAFVSKDGSKTYVVAIYKSHGDPDSTTEHLRDELGEVDGVTIGGFGPAYQQVNEQVESDLVKAELIAFPLLFLVSLWVFRSAVAALLPLLVGGITIVGSLLVVRGINEFVDISIFALNLITGLGLGLAIDYSLFLVSRYREELVRTGPGPEAIRRTIATAGRTVVFSAVTVAGAGLALLVFPLRFLYSMGIGVSIVALMAAAVSVIVLPALFAVLQHRVNAGSPKRWQRAQAAEIAAEKHGFWYQLSKFVMRFPIAIALTGTAILLALGSPFLGVKFTGVDATVLPKDASAHVVDTTLRTEFVGAESLPIIVALPAAESDTAEVTAYASQLGELDSAAAVSEPRYRGGDTWQIDVSSKFPTMDEKSLDLVTEIRELKAPEPVLVGGAAAEQVDQVHAIKAGVPLAMLILVIVTFITLFLMTGSVVLPIKALIMNVLTITATFGILVLIFQEGRFQGPLDYVSQGALESTQPVFLFAVVFGLSTDYAVFLLTRIKEARDAGAGERESVALGLQRTGRIVTAAALLFAVALGSFATSEIIFIKQLGIGTAAAVLIDATIVRAMLVPSLMALLGKRNWWAPKPLRKLHDRIGLSEGEPDELEPVKV; the protein is encoded by the coding sequence ATGTTTGCTGCACTCGCTCGTCTCGCCAACACGTATCCACGACGGGTACTCGCCATCACCGTGCTCTTCTTCGCTGTTGCCGGAGCGCTGGGCGGCCCAGTCGCCTCGCTGCTCAACAGCGACAACGACTCGTTCTCCGACACCGGCGCCGAGAGCGCGAAGGCGCTCGAACGGATCGAGAAGGCCTCAGGCGAGATGGCATCACCGGACCTCATCGCCGTCATGCCCGCCAAGGACACCGCGGCACTCGACGAAACGCTCTCGATCCTGAAGTCCGAGAAGAACGTCGCCCAAGTCGCTGGCGGACCCGACTCCGGTCCCGCGTTCGTCTCCAAGGACGGCAGCAAGACGTATGTCGTCGCGATCTACAAGTCGCACGGCGACCCCGACAGCACGACCGAGCACCTTCGCGACGAACTCGGCGAGGTCGATGGCGTCACGATCGGCGGATTCGGTCCGGCCTACCAGCAGGTCAATGAGCAGGTCGAAAGCGATCTGGTCAAGGCCGAGCTGATCGCCTTCCCACTGCTGTTCCTGGTGTCACTGTGGGTGTTCCGATCCGCTGTCGCCGCACTCCTGCCCCTCCTTGTCGGCGGCATCACGATCGTTGGCTCACTGCTGGTGGTCCGCGGCATCAACGAGTTCGTCGACATCTCGATCTTCGCGCTCAACCTGATCACCGGTCTCGGACTCGGTCTCGCGATCGACTATTCGTTGTTCCTCGTCTCGCGCTATCGAGAAGAGCTCGTACGTACGGGGCCCGGACCTGAGGCGATCCGCCGTACGATCGCCACTGCAGGTCGTACCGTCGTGTTCTCGGCGGTCACCGTCGCCGGCGCCGGACTCGCACTGCTGGTGTTCCCTCTGCGCTTCCTCTACTCGATGGGCATCGGCGTATCGATCGTCGCGCTCATGGCCGCAGCTGTGTCAGTCATCGTGCTTCCCGCTCTGTTCGCCGTGCTGCAGCACCGCGTCAACGCCGGCTCTCCCAAGCGTTGGCAGCGTGCACAGGCTGCCGAGATCGCGGCCGAGAAGCACGGCTTCTGGTACCAGCTTTCGAAGTTCGTCATGCGCTTCCCGATCGCGATCGCACTGACCGGTACGGCAATCCTGCTCGCGCTCGGATCACCATTCCTCGGCGTGAAGTTCACCGGCGTCGACGCGACAGTGTTGCCGAAGGATGCGTCGGCCCACGTGGTCGACACGACCCTGCGGACCGAGTTCGTCGGCGCTGAGTCCCTACCGATCATCGTCGCCTTGCCCGCCGCCGAGTCAGACACTGCCGAAGTCACCGCGTACGCCAGCCAGCTGGGCGAACTGGACAGCGCAGCGGCCGTCAGTGAACCCCGCTACCGCGGTGGCGACACCTGGCAGATCGACGTCAGCTCGAAGTTCCCGACGATGGACGAGAAGTCGCTCGACCTTGTGACCGAGATCCGAGAGCTCAAGGCGCCTGAGCCCGTGTTGGTGGGTGGTGCAGCCGCAGAGCAGGTCGACCAGGTACACGCGATCAAGGCTGGCGTTCCGCTCGCGATGCTGATCCTCGTCATCGTCACGTTCATCACCCTGTTCCTGATGACTGGATCGGTCGTGCTCCCGATCAAGGCTCTGATCATGAACGTCCTGACCATCACCGCGACGTTCGGCATCTTGGTGCTGATCTTTCAGGAAGGCCGATTCCAGGGACCTCTCGACTACGTAAGTCAGGGCGCCCTCGAGTCGACGCAGCCGGTGTTCCTGTTCGCGGTCGTCTTCGGCCTCTCCACCGACTACGCGGTTTTCCTGCTGACGCGTATCAAGGAAGCCCGCGACGCCGGTGCCGGAGAGCGCGAGTCGGTGGCACTCGGCCTGCAACGTACGGGTCGCATCGTCACCGCGGCGGCGCTGCTGTTCGCCGTCGCTCTCGGCTCGTTCGCGACGTCGGAGATCATCTTCATCAAGCAGCTCGGTATCGGTACGGCTGCGGCAGTCCTGATCGACGCAACCATTGTCCGCGCGATGTTGGTTCCATCGCTGATGGCCCTGCTCGGCAAGCGCAACTGGTGGGCACCGAAACCGCTGCGCAAGCTGCACGACCGCATCGGCCTCTCCGAGGGCGAGCCGGATGAGCTCGAGCCCGTGAAGGTCTAG
- a CDS encoding ATP-binding cassette domain-containing protein has product MIEYRSISKTFADGTEAVSDFSLVLPSQTTTVFVGSSGCGKTTLLRMVNRMVEPSAGQVLIDDVDIATRNRVQLRRSIGYVMQHAGLLPHRKVIDNVGAVLRLNGVDKKEARERSYAVLETVGLDASVATKYPTQLSGGQQQRVGVARGLVTDPNILLMDEPFGAVDPIVRDELQQELLRLQRELDKTIVFVTHDIDEAFLLGDQVVILKTGGHIAQVGSPAEILAEPANDFVRSFVGLDKGHRKLHVEDRDGTSIVVDETGKVTGVLNP; this is encoded by the coding sequence ATGATCGAATACCGCTCCATCAGCAAGACGTTCGCTGACGGGACGGAAGCGGTGAGCGACTTCAGCCTCGTTCTCCCTTCGCAGACCACGACCGTGTTCGTTGGCTCGTCCGGATGTGGCAAGACAACACTCCTTCGCATGGTCAACCGGATGGTTGAGCCGTCCGCAGGTCAGGTGCTGATCGACGACGTCGACATCGCGACCCGCAACCGCGTCCAGCTGCGCCGCAGCATCGGATACGTGATGCAGCACGCCGGCCTGCTCCCACATCGCAAGGTCATCGACAACGTCGGCGCAGTGCTGCGTCTCAATGGCGTCGACAAGAAGGAAGCGCGAGAGCGTTCGTACGCGGTGCTCGAGACAGTTGGCCTCGATGCGTCGGTCGCGACGAAGTACCCGACGCAGCTCTCCGGAGGTCAGCAGCAGCGCGTAGGTGTTGCTCGCGGTCTCGTGACCGATCCCAACATCCTGCTGATGGACGAGCCGTTCGGTGCCGTCGATCCGATCGTCCGCGACGAGCTGCAGCAGGAGCTCCTTCGGCTTCAGCGTGAGCTCGACAAGACGATCGTCTTCGTCACGCACGACATCGATGAAGCCTTCTTGCTTGGCGACCAGGTCGTCATCCTCAAGACGGGCGGCCACATCGCGCAGGTTGGTTCGCCCGCCGAAATCCTTGCCGAGCCAGCCAACGATTTCGTACGGAGCTTCGTGGGTCTCGACAAGGGGCACCGCAAACTGCACGTCGAGGACCGCGACGGCACGAGCATCGTCGTGGACGAGACGGGCAAAGTCACCGGAGTGCTCAACCCATGA
- a CDS encoding SDR family oxidoreductase: protein MDLGLADRTYILTGATGGLGLATAKVLVADGAKVVISSRSPESVDRTVAELGANATGVASDNSDPETPARLIAAARDTFGGLDGALISVGGPPAGLLMERTEDEWRGAFESVFLGSIRLATAIATELEDGGSIAFVLSSSAKMPVANLAISNGLRPGLAMAAKTLADELGPRGIRVNGLLPGRVDTDRVRELDALAADPVAARAANEAAIPLRRYGKPEEFGRAAAFLLSPAAGFITGTMLPVDGGLIRGL from the coding sequence ATGGACCTCGGACTCGCTGACCGTACGTACATCCTCACCGGAGCGACCGGCGGGCTCGGCCTTGCCACCGCCAAGGTACTGGTCGCCGATGGCGCGAAGGTCGTCATCTCCTCGCGATCTCCGGAGTCCGTCGACCGTACCGTTGCCGAGCTCGGCGCCAATGCGACAGGCGTCGCGTCGGACAACTCGGATCCCGAGACCCCGGCACGACTGATTGCAGCTGCCCGCGACACGTTCGGCGGCCTCGACGGCGCGCTGATCAGCGTCGGCGGCCCGCCAGCGGGACTGCTGATGGAGCGCACCGAGGATGAATGGCGGGGCGCATTCGAGTCTGTGTTCCTCGGCTCCATCAGGCTGGCCACCGCAATCGCGACCGAGCTTGAGGACGGTGGCTCCATCGCGTTCGTTCTGTCGTCCTCAGCCAAGATGCCCGTCGCCAACCTCGCCATCTCCAACGGGCTCCGACCTGGCCTCGCGATGGCTGCCAAGACACTCGCAGACGAGCTCGGGCCGCGCGGCATACGCGTCAACGGCCTCTTGCCCGGGCGGGTCGACACCGATCGCGTACGTGAGCTCGACGCCCTCGCCGCTGATCCAGTTGCAGCACGCGCAGCCAACGAAGCCGCGATCCCACTTCGCCGGTACGGCAAGCCCGAGGAGTTCGGCCGAGCCGCTGCCTTCCTGCTCTCACCCGCGGCTGGCTTCATCACCGGCACGATGCTCCCTGTGGACGGCGGGCTGATCCGCGGCCTTTAG
- a CDS encoding MIP/aquaporin family protein: MRLLLNSRRAVFAEFVGTAILIMAVVGSGIAAQRLTADIGLQLLINAVATVLALGVLIALFLPISGAHFNPVVSAVMLVRRDLSVGLAGAYVVAQVAGGALGTLISHAMYDRSLVSTFDGDRSEAGLWLGEIIATAGLVLVVLLASREVVAVAVPAWIGAAYFFTSSTSFANPAVTIARALTDSFSGIRWEDVPWFVLAQLLGGAIAIVLARSLKEMP; this comes from the coding sequence ATGCGGTTGTTGCTGAACTCGAGGAGGGCGGTCTTCGCCGAGTTCGTGGGGACCGCCATCCTCATCATGGCCGTCGTTGGTTCTGGCATTGCCGCCCAACGACTCACGGCTGACATCGGACTCCAGCTCCTGATCAACGCCGTTGCGACGGTGCTGGCCCTCGGTGTCCTCATTGCGCTGTTCCTGCCGATCAGTGGCGCCCATTTCAACCCGGTCGTGAGCGCCGTGATGCTTGTACGCCGAGACCTGTCCGTCGGTCTCGCTGGCGCGTACGTCGTCGCTCAGGTCGCCGGGGGCGCGCTCGGCACTCTGATCTCCCACGCGATGTACGACCGATCGCTGGTCTCGACCTTCGACGGTGATCGGTCCGAAGCGGGGCTGTGGCTCGGCGAGATCATCGCCACCGCGGGTCTCGTGCTGGTCGTCCTGCTGGCATCTCGCGAGGTCGTCGCCGTGGCTGTGCCGGCCTGGATCGGCGCGGCCTACTTCTTCACTTCGTCCACGTCCTTCGCAAACCCAGCCGTGACGATCGCTCGAGCACTCACGGACTCCTTCTCGGGGATCCGTTGGGAAGACGTCCCGTGGTTTGTGCTCGCACAACTGCTGGGGGGCGCCATCGCTATCGTTCTCGCACGATCACTCAAGGAGATGCCGTGA
- a CDS encoding carboxymuconolactone decarboxylase family protein: protein MSEPRITSGNWRQTSPFIKGFSKLAGRSMGTEPPQVFLVLGRTKRLFWGWLMFAGGLMPGGKLPRRETELIILRVATLAGSAYERAHHERIGARAGVTPEDLAAVTVGPTDKHWNAREVALLTAVDELHDKKDLSDASWAALREHLDERRSVEFLLLTGHYEMLATALNTLRIEPDPPRKRR from the coding sequence ATGAGCGAACCTCGCATCACATCAGGCAACTGGCGCCAGACGAGCCCGTTCATCAAGGGGTTCAGCAAGCTGGCTGGCAGATCGATGGGTACTGAGCCACCGCAGGTGTTCCTGGTGCTCGGCCGCACCAAGCGGCTGTTCTGGGGATGGCTGATGTTTGCCGGCGGTCTAATGCCGGGCGGCAAGCTGCCTCGTCGCGAGACCGAGCTGATCATCCTCCGCGTCGCGACCCTGGCCGGTAGCGCGTACGAGCGCGCCCACCACGAGCGCATCGGCGCACGGGCCGGCGTGACGCCGGAGGATCTCGCCGCTGTCACCGTTGGCCCGACTGACAAGCACTGGAATGCTCGTGAGGTTGCGCTGCTGACCGCTGTCGACGAACTCCACGACAAGAAGGACCTCAGCGATGCCAGCTGGGCCGCGCTCCGTGAGCATCTCGACGAGCGACGCTCCGTCGAGTTCCTGCTCCTGACTGGCCACTACGAGATGCTCGCAACGGCGCTCAACACCCTGCGGATCGAGCCCGACCCGCCCCGCAAGAGGCGTTAA
- a CDS encoding dihydrofolate reductase family protein, whose protein sequence is MRPLRYSINLSLDGCCDHTALSPTEDMHRFATEMIGRADALLFGRVTYELMEAGWRGPTPPGRPAWMEPFAKTINEAKKYVVSSTLESVDWNSELVRGDLAAFVQDLKQQPGDAIYTGGVTLPMALAELGLIDQYEFFVQPELAGHGRRFFEGLAEHVELKLIGSKEYESGAVALSYVPA, encoded by the coding sequence ATGAGACCTCTCCGGTACTCCATCAACCTCTCCCTTGACGGGTGCTGTGATCACACGGCACTCTCGCCGACCGAGGACATGCACCGGTTCGCCACCGAGATGATCGGTCGCGCCGATGCGCTGCTGTTCGGCCGCGTGACATACGAGCTGATGGAGGCTGGTTGGCGGGGGCCAACACCACCAGGCAGACCTGCCTGGATGGAGCCGTTCGCCAAGACCATCAACGAGGCCAAGAAGTACGTCGTGTCGAGCACTCTGGAGAGTGTCGACTGGAACTCGGAGCTCGTGCGCGGGGATCTCGCCGCATTTGTGCAGGACCTCAAGCAGCAGCCGGGCGACGCGATATACACCGGCGGCGTGACTCTCCCGATGGCGTTGGCGGAGCTCGGGCTGATCGATCAGTACGAGTTCTTTGTGCAGCCCGAGCTCGCGGGCCATGGTCGAAGGTTCTTTGAGGGGCTCGCTGAGCACGTTGAGTTGAAGCTCATCGGAAGCAAGGAGTACGAGTCGGGAGCGGTGGCACTGAGCTACGTACCTGCCTAA
- a CDS encoding arsenate reductase ArsC — MKPTVLFVCVHNAGRSQMAAGFLQHLGEGRIEVLSAGSQPADSVNPAAVEAMAEVGIDIATEQPKLLTDSAVQTADVVITMGCGDECPFYPGKRYEDWVLDDPAGQGVEAVRPIRDEIKGRVEALIASL; from the coding sequence GTGAAACCAACGGTCTTGTTCGTATGCGTCCACAACGCTGGCCGCTCACAGATGGCTGCGGGCTTCTTGCAGCATCTGGGTGAGGGGCGCATCGAGGTACTGTCGGCAGGATCGCAGCCCGCGGATTCGGTCAACCCTGCGGCGGTTGAAGCGATGGCTGAAGTTGGCATCGACATAGCGACCGAGCAGCCGAAGCTCTTGACGGACAGTGCTGTCCAGACGGCCGACGTGGTGATCACGATGGGCTGCGGCGACGAGTGCCCGTTCTATCCCGGCAAGCGCTACGAGGACTGGGTGCTCGACGATCCGGCCGGTCAGGGTGTCGAGGCCGTACGGCCGATTCGCGACGAGATCAAGGGGCGAGTCGAGGCTTTGATCGCCTCGCTTTAA
- a CDS encoding cysteine dioxygenase family protein yields MTAHAIPSPLSLAQLVEWTSCVAEDVRAGHYAVEADADERWHARLHRDDQIDIWLISWTTDQGTQLHDHGGSSGAFTVVSGELSETIWTPGVEKLAETPRTEGDTVVFGEHYVHDVRNIAAETAVSVHAYSPPLSLMNYYDTEGSQLIKLASVWTDDPEEPAPTLHAVK; encoded by the coding sequence ATGACCGCACACGCCATTCCGTCCCCACTCTCACTTGCGCAGCTGGTGGAGTGGACGAGCTGTGTGGCTGAGGATGTTCGTGCCGGCCACTATGCCGTCGAGGCGGACGCCGACGAGCGGTGGCACGCACGCCTGCACCGCGACGACCAGATCGACATCTGGTTGATCAGCTGGACGACGGACCAAGGCACCCAACTGCACGACCACGGCGGCTCCTCGGGCGCCTTCACGGTCGTCAGCGGTGAACTGAGCGAGACGATCTGGACTCCCGGCGTCGAGAAGCTGGCCGAGACGCCTCGAACCGAGGGCGACACCGTCGTCTTCGGTGAGCACTACGTGCACGACGTGCGGAACATCGCTGCCGAAACAGCCGTGAGCGTGCACGCGTACTCGCCGCCCCTCTCGCTGATGAACTACTACGACACTGAGGGCAGCCAGCTCATCAAGCTCGCCTCGGTCTGGACCGACGATCCCGAAGAGCCCGCCCCGACACTGCACGCTGTGAAATGA
- a CDS encoding ABC transporter permease produces MKWLNANWDKVIDLLLDHLWLSGLPILLGFLIALPIGWYANRHRRLRGFILSVSGILYTIPSLAFFLILPSIIGTGFLDPINVVVALTVYAVAIMVRSSADAFESVAPAVLDAATASGFSAVGRAFRVELPLAGPVLLAGLRVVAVSTVSLVSVGALIGVSNLGSLFTEGYRTDNNPEILTGVVGIVAVALLFDALLVLAGRLLMPWVRAARTPTRAPISVRLRSGRA; encoded by the coding sequence ATGAAGTGGCTCAACGCCAACTGGGACAAGGTCATCGACCTGCTACTCGACCACCTGTGGTTGAGCGGCTTGCCGATCCTGCTCGGGTTCCTCATCGCATTGCCGATCGGCTGGTACGCCAATCGGCACCGCAGGCTCCGGGGCTTCATACTCAGCGTCAGCGGAATCCTCTACACCATCCCGTCGCTGGCGTTCTTCCTGATTTTGCCCAGCATCATTGGCACCGGCTTTTTGGATCCGATCAACGTCGTCGTGGCACTGACGGTCTATGCCGTCGCGATCATGGTGCGGTCATCGGCAGACGCGTTCGAGTCGGTGGCACCGGCGGTGCTTGATGCCGCAACGGCGTCGGGATTCTCGGCTGTGGGCAGGGCCTTCCGCGTCGAGCTTCCGCTGGCCGGTCCCGTCCTGCTCGCGGGTCTGCGTGTAGTCGCGGTGAGCACCGTGAGCCTTGTGAGCGTCGGGGCCTTGATCGGCGTCAGCAATCTCGGCTCGTTGTTCACCGAGGGCTACCGCACAGACAACAACCCTGAGATCTTGACCGGGGTCGTCGGGATCGTCGCCGTTGCACTCTTGTTCGACGCGCTGCTCGTGTTGGCCGGACGACTGTTGATGCCATGGGTGCGAGCCGCTCGGACTCCCACCCGCGCCCCGATCTCGGTGCGCTTGCGGAGTGGTCGCGCATGA
- a CDS encoding metalloregulator ArsR/SmtB family transcription factor, whose protein sequence is MKTELLPVVENVSCCSDLPSALSTTDAEAKAARFKALADPTRVQLLHLVAGAGRDEACVCDLTDTVKLSQPTVSHHLRILVDAGLLTRERRGTWAWYRVADEGLRTLKADLEL, encoded by the coding sequence ATGAAGACCGAGCTGTTGCCCGTGGTCGAGAACGTGAGCTGCTGCAGCGACCTGCCCTCAGCACTCTCGACAACGGATGCCGAAGCCAAGGCCGCCCGGTTCAAGGCGCTCGCCGATCCCACTCGCGTGCAGCTGCTCCACCTGGTCGCCGGCGCCGGTCGCGACGAAGCGTGCGTATGCGACCTCACTGACACCGTGAAACTGTCCCAGCCCACCGTCAGCCACCACCTGCGCATCCTCGTCGACGCTGGCCTGTTGACGCGCGAGCGCCGAGGCACGTGGGCTTGGTACCGCGTTGCCGACGAAGGGCTGCGCACGTTGAAGGCGGATCTCGAGCTCTAA
- a CDS encoding ABC transporter permease: protein MSVVNDTIDWFSDSAHWSGEDGVPHRLVQHLGYTGLTVVIAAAIAIPIGLWIGHTGRLRGLAVVSSGVLRALPTLGVLTYASLFTGIGIKAAIFTLVLLAIPPLLAGAYAGLESVDRQTIDAARAIGMTEWQVLTKVEAPLALPLIVGGFRSATLQVVATATVAAFVPGPGGLGRYLIDGLALSDYPRVVAGSVVVIVLALILDGIFVLIQRAVLGSRPALSPTSA from the coding sequence ATGAGCGTTGTCAACGACACGATCGACTGGTTCTCGGACTCCGCGCACTGGTCGGGCGAAGACGGTGTTCCGCACCGTCTGGTTCAGCATCTCGGCTACACCGGACTCACCGTCGTCATCGCCGCGGCGATCGCAATTCCGATCGGTCTGTGGATCGGTCACACCGGACGCTTGCGCGGTCTCGCCGTCGTCTCTTCGGGTGTGCTCAGGGCCTTGCCGACGCTGGGTGTCCTGACGTACGCGTCGCTGTTCACCGGGATCGGCATCAAGGCGGCGATCTTCACGCTCGTGCTCCTCGCGATCCCACCTTTGCTCGCTGGCGCTTATGCAGGACTTGAGTCGGTGGATCGCCAGACGATCGACGCTGCCCGCGCGATCGGGATGACCGAGTGGCAAGTGCTCACCAAGGTCGAGGCGCCATTGGCCCTCCCTTTGATCGTCGGCGGCTTCCGCTCGGCCACGCTCCAGGTCGTCGCCACGGCGACGGTTGCCGCGTTCGTCCCCGGTCCTGGCGGACTCGGCCGCTACTTGATCGACGGCCTTGCCCTTTCCGACTACCCACGCGTTGTCGCAGGCTCTGTCGTGGTCATCGTTCTCGCGCTGATACTCGACGGAATCTTCGTCCTGATCCAGCGTGCCGTGCTCGGCTCCCGCCCAGCTCTCAGTCCCACCTCTGCTTAA
- a CDS encoding rhodanese-like domain-containing protein, whose translation MTYASVDELLEASRASIERLEPHEASERVASGALIVDIRPEWQRESDGEIPGSVVVERNHLEWRLHPESGASLPFAQAGQEWIVVCTEGYTSSLAASALTSLGLPASDIAGGIHAWRDAGLPVVAGPTAVEHVVAAPTSP comes from the coding sequence ATGACGTATGCGTCCGTCGACGAACTTCTCGAAGCATCGCGTGCCTCAATCGAACGCCTCGAACCGCACGAGGCGTCCGAGCGCGTTGCCTCTGGAGCGCTGATCGTTGACATACGACCTGAGTGGCAACGGGAATCAGATGGAGAGATTCCTGGTTCTGTCGTAGTTGAACGCAATCATCTGGAATGGCGTCTGCATCCCGAGTCAGGCGCGAGCCTGCCGTTCGCGCAGGCTGGTCAGGAGTGGATCGTGGTTTGCACCGAGGGCTACACCTCATCGTTGGCGGCATCAGCGCTCACATCGCTGGGGCTTCCGGCGAGTGACATCGCAGGCGGCATCCACGCCTGGCGTGACGCCGGGCTGCCCGTTGTGGCTGGTCCGACGGCTGTCGAGCATGTCGTCGCGGCGCCAACCTCGCCCTGA
- a CDS encoding ABC transporter substrate-binding protein, with protein sequence MSIKKLTVGAAVAALGLSLAACGSDPTDGDKAASDSITIGSAAFPENEIIAEIYAQGLEAKGIKVTKKLNIGAREAYIPALKNGEIDLLPEYSGNLLSYLDPKATATSEEDIEDALDDALPDNLEVLDAAKAEDKDSLNVTPEFASENSVKTIADLKNVKGLTLGANPEFKERAYGIPGLEKVYGITGIKFVPIGDGGGPKTLKSLLDGDIDVADIYSTTPSILANKLVTLEDPENLIAAQQVIPLINDDKATDTVEDVLDAISAQLTTADLLDLNSKNQGPDKTAPAVLAKEWLTAKGLI encoded by the coding sequence ATGTCCATCAAGAAACTCACCGTTGGCGCTGCAGTCGCTGCTCTGGGTCTTTCGCTTGCCGCGTGTGGCAGCGATCCGACCGACGGCGACAAGGCTGCGTCCGACTCGATCACGATCGGATCGGCGGCGTTCCCCGAGAACGAGATCATCGCTGAGATCTATGCGCAGGGTCTCGAGGCCAAGGGCATCAAGGTCACCAAGAAGCTCAACATCGGCGCCCGCGAGGCGTACATTCCGGCGCTCAAGAATGGCGAGATCGACTTGCTGCCTGAGTACTCCGGCAACCTGCTGTCCTACCTTGACCCCAAGGCGACTGCGACGTCGGAAGAAGACATCGAAGATGCTCTCGACGATGCCCTCCCCGACAACCTCGAGGTGCTTGACGCTGCGAAGGCAGAAGACAAGGACTCGCTCAATGTCACGCCCGAGTTCGCATCAGAGAACAGCGTGAAGACGATCGCTGACCTCAAGAATGTGAAGGGTCTGACGCTCGGCGCCAATCCGGAGTTCAAGGAGCGCGCTTACGGCATCCCCGGACTCGAAAAGGTCTACGGAATCACGGGCATCAAGTTCGTCCCGATCGGTGACGGCGGCGGTCCCAAGACGCTGAAGTCGCTGCTCGATGGTGACATCGATGTGGCTGACATCTACTCGACGACTCCGTCGATCCTCGCCAACAAGCTCGTGACCCTCGAGGATCCCGAGAACCTCATCGCCGCTCAGCAGGTCATCCCGCTGATCAACGATGACAAGGCAACGGACACGGTCGAGGACGTCCTGGACGCCATCTCGGCACAGCTCACCACTGCTGATCTGCTCGACCTCAACAGCAAGAACCAGGGCCCCGACAAGACGGCTCCCGCGGTTCTCGCCAAGGAATGGCTGACGGCAAAGGGCCTGATCTAA